The genomic region GGCGCAGCTCCCACGAGTCGCGCTGGTCGCGGATCTGGTCGGCGAACCGCAGCGCCTCCCGCTCGGCGATGGCGTTGTTCACGTGGCCGTACAGCAAGCGCACTATGCGGCTGAATGGCGGGTTCCCCTGCTCCCGGCGGTGTGCAATCTCCTGCGTGTAAAAGGCCTCATACTCCTGGCGCGCAGCCGCCCGGACGGCGTAATTCTCAGGCTGGAATGTCTGCACTACCACCTTCCCAGCCTTCGTGCCGCGCCCTGCCCGTCCCGCCACCTGAAAGACGATCTGGAAGGTCCGCTCGCCCGCCCTGTATTCAGGCACACCGAGTCCAACGTCCGCGGAGACGACTCCAACGAGGGTCACCGATGGGAAGTGCAGGCCCTTGGCGATCATCTGCGTGCCCACGAGAAAGTTGAACCTGCCGGAGCGGAAGTACTCCAGCAGGTTTTCATATTCCGCCGGGCCGGTGGCGGTATCCCTGTCCCACCGCAGCACCCTGGCGCCCGGAAAGCGCCCGTTGATCTCCTCAACAACGGACTGTGTTCCGATGCCGTAGAAGTTGAGCTTGAATTCGAGGCACTTGGGGCACATTTTGGGCGGGATGCGGCGCAGGGCACAGTAGTGGCATATCAGCCGATTTTCGTCCTTATGATAGGTCATTGCAACGTCGCACCTGCGGCAGCGGAGCCCGTAGCCGCAGTTGGAGCATTGCATGTATGAGGAGGATCCGCGCCTGTTGAGGAACAGGATGCCCTGCGATTCGGTCTCGATGCACTCCGCCATTGCCGCCTGGAGCTCGCGGCTGAACATCCCGCGGTTACCCTCTTTGAGCTCCTTCCGCATGTCCACTATGCTCACGGTCGCCAGTCCGGCGGCTGTTTTGCCCCCGCCGCCGTTCCCCGACACGCGGTCAGGCAGCTTGAGCAACCGGTGTCGCCCCTCGACAGCATGGAAGTAAGACACGACATCCGGCGAAGCGCTTCCCAGCACCACGGCCGCGCCGGTGAGCTCGGCCAGCTTGAGCGCCACCGTCCGGGAATGATATCGCGGGCTTGCTTCGTGCTGTTTGTATGTCCACTCGTGCTCCTCATCGAGCACAATCAGCCCCAGGTCCGGCTGGGGGGCAAATATCGCGCTGCGGGAGCCGATGACGACGCCGTAGTCGCCGCGATGGATCTTGTGCCACTGGTCGAAGCGCTGCCCCGCCGAGAGGCCGCTGTGGAGTACAGCCACGTTGCCCGGGAAGCGCGTGGCGAACCGCTCCACCGTCTGGGGCGTCAACGCGATCTCAGGGACCAGGACGATTGCCCGTTTCCCTGAACTTATCGCATGGCGCACGGCGTCCAGGTAGACCTCGGTCTTGCCGCTGCCTGTCACCCCCTCGAGAAGCAACACCCTGGGGCGCCGGGCAACGTTATCCATCGTGGCCCTGATCTCCGCGGCGGCCCGGTCCTGGGCGGGAGTAAGCGCGACCGGAAGCGACGGCTGGAATACCTTACCGTCCAGAGGGTCGCGGTCAACCGGCAGGGTCTCTTTGATCACCCAGCCCTTCTGGAGGATGGAAGTAACTGCGCTGGCCCCGAACTCCTCACGGGCCTCCGGCAGGCCCATCGACACGCCGGATTCCAGTAATGCGTCCAGTAGCCCCGCCTGCTTGGGAGCGCGGTATGAGAGGACCTCGATCTCGCTTGCGACCATTGTCGTGAATTCGGGGGAGAGCCTGATGGCCTGGCGCGTCTTGGGGCGGATGGATTCCCCCACCCATTCGTCCCTGCGGCTTACAAGGCCCATCTGCACCAGGCGGCGAGCGGCCGCGCGGGCGCCCTGCCCGAGCCCGGCGACGAGCTGGGGCTCTTCCACCTTGTTGTGCGACTTGATGTACGCGATGACGCGGTCCTGGTACGGGTTGAGGCGAGTTACGCCCTGAGGGACACTATTGGTCAGCTCATAGAAGATGCGCTGCCTGACGCGGCCTCCGGGGGGTAGCATGGGCGCCGCGGCGGCGAAAAGCGAGCAGATGTAATAGTCGCTCGTCCACCGGACCAACTCCATTTGCACGCGGCTTAGCGGCGGGCTGGACTCGATGATCCCGGTAATTTCCCGGGTCTCGGGGAATTGTGGCTGGTCTGCGGTCTGAATCACCAGGCCCTGCAGCACGCGCCTCCCGAAGGGGACCTGGACAAGGTGACCAGGTCGCGCCTGGAGGCGCTCCGGGACCTGGTAGCTGAAGGTCCGGCCCGGCTCTACCGGCGCGTCGACCGCCACTTCCGCGAACCTGCGCCATTGCTCAGACTGGCTTGCCATGGTTACCTCGGTTTCTCCCCTCCGCCCCACCGCCACCGCATACAACAATCATATCAAGTCGCCGTGCGTCCCGTCATAAAGGGAAATAAAAAGGCTCCCGCGCATTTCCGCGTGGGAGCCTTTTTGCTATCGGATGCTTGCGATCAGGCCTTGGGCTTTGCAGCCTGGGGCAATGCGGAGCGCTTCTCCTTGATCCTGGCGTTGCGGCCGGAACGGCCGCGCAGGTAGAAGAGCTTGGCGCGGCGAACATCGCCCCTGCGGATGAGCTTTACGCCCTCAACCACGATGGAGTGGATGAGGAAAGTGCGCTCTATGGCGGTCTCCTGTACGGCTCGGCGGACGGTGAACGTCTCGCCCGGGCCGTGGCCGCGCTTGCGTATGACCACGCCTTCGAAGTTCTGTGTCCTGGTCCTGTCGCCCTCGGTGACCTTCACGCTGACGCGGACGGTATCACCGGGGTCGAAATTCTCGATCTTGGGGTTTCGCTCAAGGTTAAAAAGGTGATGGGCGTCCAAAATGAAACCGTCCTGGATTAGCTTACTGGTATGCTATGCGCAAAACTGTATTATTGTATATTGCGGCACCCACAAACGCAAGCCGCTCCCGTAACGGCGCGTGGGCTCAGTATTGCCCACACTTCTTTTTAGCATCGGGCCAGCCAAAACTAAAGGTAGGCTCGCGGACTAGGCCTTGACGAATGTCCACCACGCCGGGGCGATCCACAGGTGCCCTTCGTGGTCCCCCGCTGTGCCTATGACCAGGCCGTCCGCCCCGCGCCTTACGGTGACCATGTAGTTGTGGCCGTCTGCTGCCGGCAGGGACTCCATGCCCACGAAGTACTTTTCACTCATCGGCTGGTCCGGGTACTGAAGCCTGAGCTACAGTGCAATCTCCAGGGTGCAGTGCTTCAGGCCCATTCTGGACGCGGCCGCGAACACGACCGGCTTGGTGGAACCGTTGGGCTCGCCCGTGAGCTGCGTGGTGGTTATCTGTACCAGCTCAACTACCGCTGGCGCTGGTGAGACCGACAGCTCCGCCCTTTCGAACA from SAR202 cluster bacterium harbors:
- the priA gene encoding primosomal protein N', with amino-acid sequence MASQSEQWRRFAEVAVDAPVEPGRTFSYQVPERLQARPGHLVQVPFGRRVLQGLVIQTADQPQFPETREITGIIESSPPLSRVQMELVRWTSDYYICSLFAAAAPMLPPGGRVRQRIFYELTNSVPQGVTRLNPYQDRVIAYIKSHNKVEEPQLVAGLGQGARAAARRLVQMGLVSRRDEWVGESIRPKTRQAIRLSPEFTTMVASEIEVLSYRAPKQAGLLDALLESGVSMGLPEAREEFGASAVTSILQKGWVIKETLPVDRDPLDGKVFQPSLPVALTPAQDRAAAEIRATMDNVARRPRVLLLEGVTGSGKTEVYLDAVRHAISSGKRAIVLVPEIALTPQTVERFATRFPGNVAVLHSGLSAGQRFDQWHKIHRGDYGVVIGSRSAIFAPQPDLGLIVLDEEHEWTYKQHEASPRYHSRTVALKLAELTGAAVVLGSASPDVVSYFHAVEGRHRLLKLPDRVSGNGGGGKTAAGLATVSIVDMRKELKEGNRGMFSRELQAAMAECIETESQGILFLNRRGSSSYMQCSNCGYGLRCRRCDVAMTYHKDENRLICHYCALRRIPPKMCPKCLEFKLNFYGIGTQSVVEEINGRFPGARVLRWDRDTATGPAEYENLLEYFRSGRFNFLVGTQMIAKGLHFPSVTLVGVVSADVGLGVPEYRAGERTFQIVFQVAGRAGRGTKAGKVVVQTFQPENYAVRAAARQEYEAFYTQEIAHRREQGNPPFSRIVRLLYGHVNNAIAEREALRFADQIRDQRDSWELRHIAVLGPMPAFPSRIRGHFRWQIMLRGDYPRELLEKLPVPNGWTIDIDPVGLG
- a CDS encoding 50S ribosomal protein L19 translates to MLDAHHLFNLERNPKIENFDPGDTVRVSVKVTEGDRTRTQNFEGVVIRKRGHGPGETFTVRRAVQETAIERTFLIHSIVVEGVKLIRRGDVRRAKLFYLRGRSGRNARIKEKRSALPQAAKPKA